TTTGGAAGTCCGAAGCCTGCTCCAATGTATAAATGACGGTCGCTCCATTCTGCTGAAGAGGGACGAACTGTTCATTCAAGGGAACCAATCCCACCTTTATATATTGGAAGAGCGTACCTTCGGCATAGGGAGCATCCGTGTAAGTCACCATCGTACAATTAACGCTTTCCCCTTCAATGGTAAACGGAGCATAGCTATCCCGCCGGCTTACGTCGGGATTGGAAATCAATTTCTGCATCAAATCGGACGGGAATGCAATCGGACGGTCGAGCACGGTAAATCCGATGGTCTCGTATGTTTTCTTCTTGAATGCCAAATCCGCACGTGTCAAGACATGGAAAAGTTCGTGCGCCATCAATCGTGCCAACTCATCTTCCGTAGCCTTTTCCAAAGCTTTTTCTCCCACCGCAATCCAGTTCTCTCGCGTATAAGCGGTGGCTCCTCCCTCTTCCGCCATGGAGGTTTTCATCAGAATCACTTCGGACGGAACCGGAAGTTTCAAATTCTGCTTTTTTATGGCAGTTTCTATTTTTGCGAAAGCCTTATTCAGTTTCGCCTTATCCGCATCGCTCCAATTGAGCGTGGATTCCATCGCCAACTTTAATAACTGAGACTTCCGCCCGTTTTGTGTCTGAAGACGCACATTGAGGTCGAACTGGTTCCAGCCATTCGTGTACGCATCAATATCGGTAATAAGCATTTGAGCTTCTGCCCTTGTGGCAAAACGATACGGAATATCAGCCGAAGCTTTCTGCGCTTTCCCTGATGTCATTACCAGAAAAGCGATAAGAGTAAAAAGCAGATGTGTTAATTTCATATTCATAATTAGATAGATTGAAAAGGTGAGCCGTCTCCGTCCGAACAGACGGCTCACCTTATTATGTTGATTATTATGTTTTTATTCTTTATCTTTCAGTGCCGTAAAGATAAGCCCTTCCAGCTCTTCGGCAAGTTCGGGATTATCCTGAATGCATTGCTTGGCGGCATCACGTCCTTGCCCCAACTTGGTATCGTTATAACTATACCACGACCCGCTCTTCTTGATAATGCCCAGTTCAGAACCCAAGTCGATGATTTCTCCGCTCCGCGAAATGCCTTCACCGAACATGATGTCAAACTCTGCCTTGCGGAAAGGAGGAGCGACCTTGTTCTTCACCACTTTCACACGCACCTGGTTTCCGATTACATCTTCCCCGTCTTTCAATTGGGAGATGCGGCGGATGTCCAAACGTACGGAAGCATAAAACTTCAAGGCATTTCCTCCGGTAGTGGTTTCGGGATTGCCAAACATCACGCCTATCTTCTCGCGCAACTGGTTGATGAAAATACACGTGGTATTGGTCTTGCTGATAGCCGAAGTCAGCTTGCGCAAAGCCTGCGACATCAAGCGTGCCTGCAGTCCGACTTTATTGTCGCCCATATCACCTTCAATCTCTGCCTTCGGAGTAAGGGCAGCCACCGAGTCGATAACGATAATATCGATAGCCGATGAGCGAATCAATTGTTCGGCGATTTCCAATGCCTGTTCGCCGTTATCCGGTTGAGAAATCCACAGATTGTCAATGTCTACCCCTAACTTTGCCGCATAGAAACGGTCGAACGCATGTTCCGCATCGATAAATGCCGCAATGCCTCCCAGCTTCTGAGCTTCCGCAATGGCATGGATAGCCAACGTGGTCTTACCGGAAGATTCCGGCCCGTAGATTTCAATGATACGTCCTTTGGGGTACCCTCCTACTCCCAATGCCGCATTCAGGGCGATAGAGCCGGTAGGGATGACTTCCACTTCTTCCACATGGTCGTCACCCATTTTCATAATCGAGCCTTTTCCAAAGCTCTTCTCTATCTTGTCCATGGCAGCCTGAAGCGCTTTCAGCCTCTCGCTGTTATTCGGTTTTGAAGAAGCGCCTTCTATCCCTCCTTCAAATGCCAATTCATCTTTCTTTGCCATACTTATCTGTAAGTTTGTATGTTTTTGAGTTTGTAAGTTCTTTAGTTCTTGAGATTAAAAGCTTCAAACGAATAAACTTAAGAACTTACAAACTCAAAAACTGAAATTTCACTTTAATATCTGCGCCGCATGGTCCTTTGTCTTCACCTCTTTCGGAGAGATGACACGCTCTACGACACCTTCTTCGTTAATAATAAATGTCGTACGGAACGTGCCCATATACTTGCGGCCGCACATGCTCTTCTCACCCCATGCGCCAAATTCCTCGGTCAGTTTATGTTCCGTATCAGCAATCAGCGTAAAGGGAAGCTGGTTTTTCTCAATAAACTTCTGGTGCGACTTCTGGTCGTTAATGCTTACACCTACCACTTCATAACCTGCCTTGCGCAGTTCATCGTAATTGTCACGCAAGTTGCATGCCTGAGCGGTGCAGCCCGAGGTCATGTCTTTCGGATAGAAATAAAGCACCACTTTACGCCCTTTGTAATCGCTCAAATGTATTTCTTTCCCGTTTTGGTCCACGCCCAATAAATCGGGAGCCTTGTCGCCTACAATCATTTCTTTAATTAATAAGGAATAGTTAATAATGAATAGTGACATCCCCAATGAATAACTAACAACGAAGCAAATCCCGTTAGCAATTATTAATTATTCATTGTTAATTATCCACTGAATTACAGTTCCAAATCGCCGTCGAATACCTCATGCCACGGCAAGCCGTTCTTGTTCAGTTCGTCCATAAACGGATCGGGGTCGAATTCTTCCACGTTCCATACACCCGGACGCTTCCACAAGCCTTTCACGAACATCATCGCGCCAATCATCGCCGGAACACCCGTCGTATAACTTACGCCTTGCATGCCGGTTTCCTTGTAGGCTTCCTGATGCGAGCAGTTGTTATATACATAATAGGTACGCTCCTTACCATCCTTGATACCCCGGATGCGGCATCCGATAGACGTTTCGCCTTCGTAATTCTCGCCCAGGTCTTGCGGATTAGGCAGCACTGCCTTCAAGAACTGGAGCGGCACGATTTCCATTCCGTTATAATTAATCGGCTCGATGCTTGCCATGCCGATATCCTGAATCACACGCAGGTGGGTCAGGTATTCCTGGCCGAAGGTCATCCAGAAGCGGGCACGCTTGATGGTCGGGAAATTCTTCACCAACGACTCCAGTTCCTCGTGATAAAGCAAATACGAGTCGCGCGGACCGATATTGGGATAAGTCAAATCCTTATGGATTTCCAGCGGCTTGGTGGTAATCCACTTCCCGTCCTCGTAATAACGTCCGTTCTGGGTAATCTCGCGGATGTTGATTTCGGGATTGAAGTTGGTTGCGAAAGCCTTATGATGGTTGCCCGCATTGCAGTCTACGATATCCAAGTACTGGATTTCGTCGAAATGATGCTTGGCTGCGTATGCCGTGTATATGCCGCTTACCCCCGGATCGAAGCCGCAACCCAAGATAGCGGTCAGCCCGGCATCCTCGAAACGTTTCTTATATGCCCATTGCCAGCTATATTCGAAGTGAGCCACGTCTTTCGGCTCATAATTTGCCGTGTCCAGATAATTCACGCCCGCTTTCAGACAAGCTTCCATAATCGTCAGGTCCTGATACGGAAGAGCCACATTAATAACGATTTCGGGTTTAAACCCATTGAATAAAGCCACCAGTTCGTCTACATTGTCTGCATCTACCTTAGCGGTCTTGATGTTGGGATTGCCGATTGCTTTTACAATTGCATCGCACTTCGACTGGGTACGGCTGGCAATCATCACTTCCGTAAACACCTCGGGATGTTGAGCCACTTTGTGTGCAACCACGGTACCTACACCGCCTGCACCGATAATCAATACTTTACTCATTTCTTATTTTTCAGATTTAATGCCCGGTAAACGTTACCGTTCACCCTGCAAAGATATAAATTTTTCCGAAACTTCATGCAGTATTCCGAGTATATCCGTATTTTTGTAACAGAAAACACTTTTAAAACAAAGCAGACTTATGAAGAAAACAATGTTGAAAGCAGCGTTCTTCCTTAGCGCAGGCGTATGGATGACCGCATGCGGAAGCAGCAAACAAGCTGCACAAGCTATCGACTTAACGGGAGAATGGAATATTGTAGCCGTAAACGGAGAAAAAGTACAGGCGGCTAATATGCCTTATATCGGACTGGACATGAAAGGGAAAAAAGTGTATGGGAACGCCGGATGCAACCGCATGACGGGAACATTCGAGGCTGACTCGCTCCAACCGGGCAAAATCAGCTTCGGGCAAGTGGGCACCACCCGTATGATGTGCCCCGACATGGATACGGAGAACAAGGTGTTGCAGGCATTGAATGCCGTAAAAGGCTATGCACAGACAGAGACCGGACTCAACATGACCGATGCCGAAGGCAAAGCCGTGCTGACATTGGAAAAGCGGGAAACGCCGGTCATTACCCTCAATGATTTAGCCGGAGAATGGGTGATTAGTGCCATCTATGGAGTCCGTGTGGGCAAAATGGATAAGACCCCCTTCATTGCATTTGATATTGCACAAAAGCGGGTTCACGGCAATGCGGGATGCAACATCATCAACGGAGGATTCTCGCAAGAAGAAGGCAAAGCCAATTCACTGAAGTTCTCGCAAATGATATCCACCATGATGGCATGCCCCGACATGGACACCGAGCGTCAGATACTCGAAGCGTTGGGCAAAGTGACCGGCTTCAGCCTGAATCAAGAACAGGCCGTAGCCCTGCTCGATGAGGCAGGTACGGAAGTGCTGACCTTGACCAAAAACACAGACGAGCCATTGACAAAATAAACGCAGCCCATTGGTTTATGAGTTTTAATGCACTGAAACTGTAGTTTTATATAGCAGAAACTATAGTTTCAGTGCATTAAAACTTTAGTTTCAGTTATACAAAACAGCATGAAACTATTATTGGACACGCAAAGGCATAAGGATTAGGATGTTAACACATACGTCCCACTACCCATAAGCGTAAGCCTGAGCAAAAGGGATTCACTTCATTTGCTCGAACCGGTAAGCGAACGAGAAGAGCACGTACCCCCGCAATTGTTCCTCGTAACGCTCGCTGAACGCCGTAGCGCTGGCATAACGCGTAAAGCTCTTGCGCTGGCTCAGGATATCCGCCCAATAGACCGACAATTCTCCCCGCTTCTCTTTCAGGAACTTCCACGATACTTTCAGGTTCCACAACAATTCATTATCCTCCGCTCCGCTCATGCCCGTACCGCTTCGGAACGTATAGTCCGCATCCGTGCTCACGGTAAAATGCAACGGGAGATTGACCGAACTTTCCACGCCGCACGTATAGTTCCGTGTATAGGTATTCCGCCCTTGCAACGAGTTTTCCGACTGGTAAAAGCTCCATGCTCCCGTCAGGTCGATGTTCCCCCATGCCGGAAGATATGCTAAGCGGATATTGCTGCTGAGCGAGGTGGCTCCCGTCACGCTCCGGCTATTTACGTTCCGCGAAACGTCTTCATTAATCAGGCTTACGTTATGGTCATAACCCCCCGAAGCGCTCAGCGTGAAATGGAACTGCTTGACACGCTTGTCGTAAGACCCGTTTCCCATTATCCCCCAATTCCCGTTGATGTTGACCGGCATCGTTTCGCGCCCGCCCGTCTCCTTATCATATAAGGTAGAGCGGGTCACCGAATTAAATGTCTGGTTCCACGAAAACGAAACCGAAATCCCCTTTTGGAAGTTGTTGAATATTGTGTGCACCGAATGCCGGTACGAAGGACGCAAGTGCGGATTGCTCCGGCGGATGTACAAAGGCGAACTGTAATCGGTCGGAGCCACCATGTCTTCCAGCCGTGGCTGGGACGTATTCCCGCTATAGCTCAACACCCAAAAGCTTCCCTCATTCTGATACGAAAGGCTTAGTTGCGAACGCCATTCTACGGAACGCGCCACGGTATCGGCACGGTGCTCTCCGGTAGCCTGCTCGATGGAACGCCGCTGGGGATTCATGCCCACGCTTGCCACCACGCCCCAGGTCTCGGAAGTATAATTATAGCTGAGTGAAACATTATGCCTGAGTGTCCGGCTATGGCTTCGGGTCCGGAGGCTGTCTATCTCGCCCGCCTCGTACCCTTCGGGCAAGACTCCCAAATCCGGCTGTTCCGCCTCAAAGGGAGACAAATCAAATGTCGCCCCATCCAGCTTCTCGTATTCCCTTTCCACCCCATAGGACAGTTGGAGGCGGTTCCGCTTGTTGAACGCATGCGTATAAGCGATACGCGCTTCATCGTTCATCGAGCTTTGAGGCGTACGGCGGTACTGGTTCTGATAATAGAGCGAATCGCCTCCCGCCGCATTCTGCAGCTGATAATAATCAATGGAAGAAAGCGTATAGCCGTGTTGCGTTCCTCTCCGGTATCCGTGACTAAGGTCAAAACTCAAGAAGTCATCCTTCTCCCCTATCTTTTGCACAAGCTCCAAGCGTAAATCGTAATCCACATTATCGCCTTGCGACAACGATTGTTGGCGGTTGTCGTTTATCCACGTCCCTTTATCCACCTCGCCGATGTGGGCAAACGGATTTTTCGTATCCGCCTCGGGACGGGCATTGAACGTAGCGGTACGGCTCTCGCTCCGGCTTCGGCTATCGCCATACCTTCCCATGGCGGAAAAGGCAAGAGAAGTGCGCTTATTGATTTCCCAGTTCACATTCAAGTGTCCGTTTACGTTCCGGTTCTTTCCCGACTGGTCGCTTTCCGCCAAGGCGTATTGGTTCCCGTTGCTCAGGTATTGCTCGTTATACGTTCCGGACTGGCTTCCGTTGCGGGTATAGCTATAATTGACATTACCCGACACATCCAGACCTTCCTTCACCTTTTTCGAAGCGCTAAGATTGACCGAGTTCAGGATATTATCTTCATCAGCGGAAGTGAAGTTGCGGTTGGTCGAACGTGCGTTTACCATAAAGTTATCCCCACTTTCCTTAAAGCGCATCACCCGTCCGTTCAAGTCACGCCGCTTATGGGTTCCGTATCCGGCTTCGGCATAAGTCAATAACGACCCGTTGAACTCCCGTTTGGTTTTCAGGTCGAGCACGTAGTTCTTCTCGTTCGATTTCATACCGGTCTTTTTTTCTTGCTCGGTAGGCTTGTCGTACACTTTCAGCTGGCTGATGAACTTCACCGGCAGGTTCTCCAGAACGACGTCCTTATTCCCTTTGAAAAAATCCTTCCCGTTCACCGTAATTTCCTGAATCGGATACCCGTTAAATTTCATTTCCAACGTTTTCGGGTCATACGATAGCCCCGGAATGCGCCTTACCAAAGCCTCCAGATAAGAGCCTTCGGGCGTAGGATAAGCATCTACATTATAAACGGTAGTGTCCCCTTTCTGCTCGACGGCTTTCAAGGGAGCCGTGACCACCACTTCCGAGAGAAGAAGCGCATCGTCCCGCATCCGGAGCGTTCCCAACCTCAAGGTATCGGCATCCGCCTTCAAGCCGATAACCAACGGCACGCATCCCGTAAACGAAGCCTTCAATACATATTCCGTTTTCGGATTCCGACGAAAGGCAAGAGTGAACATTCCGTTCTTATCAGAAGACGCGCCTTTCACAAGCGACGAATCAGGCAACCCCAGCACCGTTACATTGGCATACGACAATGCCTCTTCTGCTCCTTGCTCATCCAAAAGCACAAGGCGTCCCGTCACAACCTGATGTTGCGCACACCCTTCCGCCAAGCCCGAAGCCCACAAAAGCCCTGCTAATATAATAAGGTATACTATTCTCATCTTTTGCCAATAGGTAGGCAAAAATACAGAAAAGGTAGAAACCCCGACATTAATAAAGCCTAATTCATATCCCTCCCTGCAATTTTTACCGAATCCATACCCGCATTATCCCCTTGTCTGTCAGGTTTGCGCCATTTTGTCAGCCATTCTTCGCAAGATAAGTGCCCGTTCTCCGCGTGGCACGGCATTTGCTTATCCATAAGCGTAATGCTTCGGCATTGCAGAATCAATTTAATCAGTAAACAAATAAAATAGATACAATTATGGGAAAGATTATTGGTATTGACTTAGGAACTACAAACTCATGTGTAGCAGTATTCGAAGGTAACGAACCGGTTGTGATTGCCAACAGCGAAGGCAAACGCACCACTCCTTCAGTCGTAGCATTCGTAGACGGCGGCGAACGTAAAGTGGGCGACCCCGCTAAGCGTCAGGCTATCACGAACCCGAAACGTACAGTATATTCTATCAAACGTTTCATGGGTGAAACATACGACCAAGTTCAGAAAGAAATCTCTCGTGTCCCTTATCAAGTAGCAAGAGGAGAAAACAATACACCGCGTGTAGACATCGACGGACGTCTGTACACTCCGCAGGAAATTTCAGCCATGATTCTTCAGAAGATGAAGAAAACCGCTGAAGATTATCTGGGCCAGGAAGTAACCGAAGCCGTTATTACCGTTCCGGCATACTTCTCAGACTCACAGCGTCAGGCTACGAAAGAAGCCGGACAGATTGCAGGACTGGACGTGAAACGTATTGTCAACGAACCGACCGCAGCCGCTTTGGCATACGGTGTCGACAAAGCCAACAAGGACATGAAAGTAGCTGTGTTCGACCTCGGTGGCGGTACATTCGATATTTCAATATTGGAATTCGGTGGCGGCGTATTCGAAGTATTGGCAACCAATGGTGATACACACCTGGGTGGTGACGACTTCGACCAAGCTATCATCAACTGGCTGGTTCAAGAGTTCAAGAACGATGAAGGTGCCGACCTGACTACTGACCCGATGGCTATGCAACGTCTGAAAGAGGCAGCTGAAAAAGCAAAGATTGAATTGTCTTCTTCTTCATCTACCGAAATCAACTTGCCGTACATCATGCCGGTAGCCGGTGTGCCCAAGCACTTGGTTAAGACACTGACTCGTGCTAAATTCGAACAATTGACCCACGATTTAATCCAGGCTTGTCTGGAACCGTGCAAGAAAGCCATGAGCGATGCAGGCTTGAGCAACTCGGATATCGACGAAGTCATCCTTGTAGGTGGTTCTTCACGTATCCCGGCAGTTCAGCAACTGGTTCAAGACTTCTTCGGTAAAGTTCCTTCAAAAGGTGTAAACCCGGATGAAGTAGTAGCCGTAGGTGCAGCTATTCAGGGTGCCGTATTGAACAAAGAAGCTGGTGTAGGCAACATCGTATTGCTGGATGTCACTCCGTTGACCTTGGGTATCGAAACCATGGGTGGTGTCATGACCAAACTGATTGACGCCAACACGACTATCCCGTGCAAGAAGAGCGAAGTATTCTCTACGGCAGCCGATAACCAGACCGAAGTGACCATCCACGTATTGCAAGGCGAACGTCCGATGGCAGCACAGAACAAGTCAATCGGTCAGTTCAACTTGACAGGTATCGCTCCGGCTCGCCGTGGTGTTCCCCAGATTGAGGTTACATTCGATATCGATGCCAACGGTATTCTGAAAGTATCTGCCAAAGATAAGGCTACCGGCAAGGAACAGGCTATCCGTATCGAAGCTTCCTCTGGCTTGAGCAAAGAAGAAATCGAACGTATGAAAGCCGAAGCATCTGCCAATGCAGAAGCCGATAAGAAGGAACGTGAAAAAGTAGATAAGCTGAATCAGGCAGACAGCTTGATTTTCACCACCGAAAATCAGTTGAAAGACCTTGGCGACAAGATTCCTGCCGACAAGAAAGCTCCTATCGAAGCCGCTCTTCAGAAATTGAAAGATGCCCACAAGGCTCAGGATTTGGCAGGTATCGATGCCGCAAGCGCAGAACTGCAGGCTGCCTTCCAAGCCGCAAGCGCAGAAATGTATGCCCAGACCGGTGCTCAAGGAGGTGCACAAGCAGGTCCTAACGCTGGTCAGGCAAACAACAGCCAAAGCACAAACAACAAAGACAATGTGCAGGATGCGGATTTTGAGGAAGTGAAGTAAGTATCAGTAAACAACGATAACTAATAATAGAAAATAGGGTGTAGCTCAATGAGTTATGCCCTATTTTATTTTGTCAACGTACCCATTTCCATAATTACGCCC
The Phocaeicola salanitronis DSM 18170 genome window above contains:
- a CDS encoding eCIS core domain-containing protein; its protein translation is MNMKLTHLLFTLIAFLVMTSGKAQKASADIPYRFATRAEAQMLITDIDAYTNGWNQFDLNVRLQTQNGRKSQLLKLAMESTLNWSDADKAKLNKAFAKIETAIKKQNLKLPVPSEVILMKTSMAEEGGATAYTRENWIAVGEKALEKATEDELARLMAHELFHVLTRADLAFKKKTYETIGFTVLDRPIAFPSDLMQKLISNPDVSRRDSYAPFTIEGESVNCTMVTYTDAPYAEGTLFQYIKVGLVPLNEQFVPLQQNGATVIYTLEQASDFQSRVGKNTAYVIDPEEVLADNFSYVLFSKADLPDPQLVESLKKAMQ
- the recA gene encoding recombinase RecA, translated to MAKKDELAFEGGIEGASSKPNNSERLKALQAAMDKIEKSFGKGSIMKMGDDHVEEVEVIPTGSIALNAALGVGGYPKGRIIEIYGPESSGKTTLAIHAIAEAQKLGGIAAFIDAEHAFDRFYAAKLGVDIDNLWISQPDNGEQALEIAEQLIRSSAIDIIVIDSVAALTPKAEIEGDMGDNKVGLQARLMSQALRKLTSAISKTNTTCIFINQLREKIGVMFGNPETTTGGNALKFYASVRLDIRRISQLKDGEDVIGNQVRVKVVKNKVAPPFRKAEFDIMFGEGISRSGEIIDLGSELGIIKKSGSWYSYNDTKLGQGRDAAKQCIQDNPELAEELEGLIFTALKDKE
- a CDS encoding saccharopine dehydrogenase family protein, with amino-acid sequence MSKVLIIGAGGVGTVVAHKVAQHPEVFTEVMIASRTQSKCDAIVKAIGNPNIKTAKVDADNVDELVALFNGFKPEIVINVALPYQDLTIMEACLKAGVNYLDTANYEPKDVAHFEYSWQWAYKKRFEDAGLTAILGCGFDPGVSGIYTAYAAKHHFDEIQYLDIVDCNAGNHHKAFATNFNPEINIREITQNGRYYEDGKWITTKPLEIHKDLTYPNIGPRDSYLLYHEELESLVKNFPTIKRARFWMTFGQEYLTHLRVIQDIGMASIEPINYNGMEIVPLQFLKAVLPNPQDLGENYEGETSIGCRIRGIKDGKERTYYVYNNCSHQEAYKETGMQGVSYTTGVPAMIGAMMFVKGLWKRPGVWNVEEFDPDPFMDELNKNGLPWHEVFDGDLEL
- a CDS encoding outer membrane beta-barrel protein, whose product is MRIVYLIILAGLLWASGLAEGCAQHQVVTGRLVLLDEQGAEEALSYANVTVLGLPDSSLVKGASSDKNGMFTLAFRRNPKTEYVLKASFTGCVPLVIGLKADADTLRLGTLRMRDDALLLSEVVVTAPLKAVEQKGDTTVYNVDAYPTPEGSYLEALVRRIPGLSYDPKTLEMKFNGYPIQEITVNGKDFFKGNKDVVLENLPVKFISQLKVYDKPTEQEKKTGMKSNEKNYVLDLKTKREFNGSLLTYAEAGYGTHKRRDLNGRVMRFKESGDNFMVNARSTNRNFTSADEDNILNSVNLSASKKVKEGLDVSGNVNYSYTRNGSQSGTYNEQYLSNGNQYALAESDQSGKNRNVNGHLNVNWEINKRTSLAFSAMGRYGDSRSRSESRTATFNARPEADTKNPFAHIGEVDKGTWINDNRQQSLSQGDNVDYDLRLELVQKIGEKDDFLSFDLSHGYRRGTQHGYTLSSIDYYQLQNAAGGDSLYYQNQYRRTPQSSMNDEARIAYTHAFNKRNRLQLSYGVEREYEKLDGATFDLSPFEAEQPDLGVLPEGYEAGEIDSLRTRSHSRTLRHNVSLSYNYTSETWGVVASVGMNPQRRSIEQATGEHRADTVARSVEWRSQLSLSYQNEGSFWVLSYSGNTSQPRLEDMVAPTDYSSPLYIRRSNPHLRPSYRHSVHTIFNNFQKGISVSFSWNQTFNSVTRSTLYDKETGGRETMPVNINGNWGIMGNGSYDKRVKQFHFTLSASGGYDHNVSLINEDVSRNVNSRSVTGATSLSSNIRLAYLPAWGNIDLTGAWSFYQSENSLQGRNTYTRNYTCGVESSVNLPLHFTVSTDADYTFRSGTGMSGAEDNELLWNLKVSWKFLKEKRGELSVYWADILSQRKSFTRYASATAFSERYEEQLRGYVLFSFAYRFEQMK
- the bcp gene encoding thioredoxin-dependent thiol peroxidase, with amino-acid sequence MIVGDKAPDLLGVDQNGKEIHLSDYKGRKVVLYFYPKDMTSGCTAQACNLRDNYDELRKAGYEVVGVSINDQKSHQKFIEKNQLPFTLIADTEHKLTEEFGAWGEKSMCGRKYMGTFRTTFIINEEGVVERVISPKEVKTKDHAAQILK
- a CDS encoding META domain-containing protein; translation: MKKTMLKAAFFLSAGVWMTACGSSKQAAQAIDLTGEWNIVAVNGEKVQAANMPYIGLDMKGKKVYGNAGCNRMTGTFEADSLQPGKISFGQVGTTRMMCPDMDTENKVLQALNAVKGYAQTETGLNMTDAEGKAVLTLEKRETPVITLNDLAGEWVISAIYGVRVGKMDKTPFIAFDIAQKRVHGNAGCNIINGGFSQEEGKANSLKFSQMISTMMACPDMDTERQILEALGKVTGFSLNQEQAVALLDEAGTEVLTLTKNTDEPLTK
- the dnaK gene encoding molecular chaperone DnaK, translating into MGKIIGIDLGTTNSCVAVFEGNEPVVIANSEGKRTTPSVVAFVDGGERKVGDPAKRQAITNPKRTVYSIKRFMGETYDQVQKEISRVPYQVARGENNTPRVDIDGRLYTPQEISAMILQKMKKTAEDYLGQEVTEAVITVPAYFSDSQRQATKEAGQIAGLDVKRIVNEPTAAALAYGVDKANKDMKVAVFDLGGGTFDISILEFGGGVFEVLATNGDTHLGGDDFDQAIINWLVQEFKNDEGADLTTDPMAMQRLKEAAEKAKIELSSSSSTEINLPYIMPVAGVPKHLVKTLTRAKFEQLTHDLIQACLEPCKKAMSDAGLSNSDIDEVILVGGSSRIPAVQQLVQDFFGKVPSKGVNPDEVVAVGAAIQGAVLNKEAGVGNIVLLDVTPLTLGIETMGGVMTKLIDANTTIPCKKSEVFSTAADNQTEVTIHVLQGERPMAAQNKSIGQFNLTGIAPARRGVPQIEVTFDIDANGILKVSAKDKATGKEQAIRIEASSGLSKEEIERMKAEASANAEADKKEREKVDKLNQADSLIFTTENQLKDLGDKIPADKKAPIEAALQKLKDAHKAQDLAGIDAASAELQAAFQAASAEMYAQTGAQGGAQAGPNAGQANNSQSTNNKDNVQDADFEEVK